TCTTTGGGGATTTATTGATGCTTCAAGAGCCTGATAAAATGGATCAACAAATTGGTTTGAAGAGGGATTTTGAACGTTCTTATGGATATTTAATGCTTTTTACTGATGGGAATCGAATTGACCTTCATATCGAAACAATCGACTCAATGATTAATGGTTATGGTAGTGATAAACTAACAGTTCCATTATTAGATAAGGACAACATTTTACCGATCATTCAGCACCCCACAGATATTGATTATCGAGTAAAAAAGCCATCAGAAGCGATGTTTGTGAGTTGTACCAATAATTTTTGGTGGTGTTTACAAAACGTTGCAAAAGGAATTTGGCGAGACGAATTGCCATACGCAAAATTAATGTATGAAAATACGACGAGAGCTTCACTTGATGAAATGGTTTCATGGTGGATTGGAACAGGATATGACTTCGAGGTCTCAACAGGTAAGATGGGCAAATAC
This portion of the Mesobacillus sp. S13 genome encodes:
- a CDS encoding aminoglycoside 6-adenylyltransferase, giving the protein MRSEKAMYDLILRVAEEDERIRAVYMNGSRTNPTVPKDIFQDYDIVYVVTEIASFLEDEDWINIFGDLLMLQEPDKMDQQIGLKRDFERSYGYLMLFTDGNRIDLHIETIDSMINGYGSDKLTVPLLDKDNILPIIQHPTDIDYRVKKPSEAMFVSCTNNFWWCLQNVAKGIWRDELPYAKLMYENTTRASLDEMVSWWIGTGYDFEVSTGKMGKYFKNYLPEPYWEMYAKTYSDGDYENFWDSIFVTCELFRNLAMDVGNHLSFSYPFEDDKNMTEFLKHVRHLPSDAKEI